Proteins from one Monodelphis domestica isolate mMonDom1 chromosome 6, mMonDom1.pri, whole genome shotgun sequence genomic window:
- the SPP1 gene encoding osteopontin translates to MRTAVICFCLLGIVSALPVKHQINSGSSEERRLYNKHPNLVATWLNADPSQKQTLLATQNSVSSEESTEDLQQTLPSNSNESPDTTDDVDDDDDDDGHKSTDSDDSDESDEVVTDFPTDIPTTSSFLPDGPTRGDNSGRGDSVAYGLRSKVGAPDISSAETHEVTEEDLTSQMESYESEKAHKAFPLSQNLPKVSAWGSNSKESNEASHPDEYSVETYSHEQFKSYQLEETNPDSQQQGDSHDSQENDKVSQEFRTQEVNKLSQEFQSQESHPVNDPESVENTKYLKLHSFPEADSASYEAH, encoded by the exons ATGAGGACTGCAGTGATTTGCTTCTGCTTACTTGGCATTGTCTCCGCATTGCCT GTGAAACATCAGATCAATTCTGGGAGCTCAGAAGAAAGGCGG CTTTATAACAAACATCCAAACCTTGTGGCAACATGGCTGAATGCTGATCCTTCCCAGAAGCAAACATTATTGGCCACACAG AATTCAGTGTCCTCTGAAGAAAGTACAGAAGACTTACAGCAG ACACTCCCAAGTAATTCTAATGAAAGCCCAGATACTACTGACGatgtagatgatgatgatgatgatgatgggcaCAAAAGCACTGATTCTGATGATTCAGATGAATCTGATGAAGTAGTTACTGATTTTCCTACTGATATCCCAACAACATCAAGTTTTCTACCTGACGGACCAACAAGAGGTGATAATAGTGGAAGAGGAGATAGTGTGGCCTATGGACTGAGATCAAAAGTGGGAGCACCCGATATATCATCAGCAGAG ACTCATGAAGTCACCGAAGAGGATCTTACATCCCAAATGGAAAGCTATGAATCTGAAAAGGCACACAAGGCATTCCCTCTCTCACAAAACCTACCTAAGGTTTCAGCTTGGGGCAGCAATAGTAAGGAGAGTAATGAAGCCAGCCACCCAGATGAATATAGTGTGGAAACCTACAGTCATGAGCAATTTAAAAGCTACCAACTAGAAGAGACTAACCCTGACAGCCAGCAGCAAGGTGACTCACATGACAGTCAGGAAAATGACAAAGTCAGCCAAGAATTTCGCACACAAGAAGTGAATAAGCTCAGTCAAGAATTTCAGAGCCAAGAAAGTCACCCAGTCAATGACCCTGAGAGTgtggaaaatacaaaatatctgaAGTTGCATTCTTTTCCTGAAGCTGATAGTGCATCTTATGAAGCCCATTAA